A genomic segment from Aliidongia dinghuensis encodes:
- a CDS encoding DUF6356 family protein — MLRLFTEHPASVGETYFEHMRFASRTGAMMIAGGCACLIHGLLPFLCTTTGSRTIRTLAARLGGAQRRQRAAVQLVRVTPEMIAARAIKLDRPAVVESLNSAAL, encoded by the coding sequence ATGTTACGTCTTTTCACCGAACATCCGGCTTCGGTCGGCGAAACGTATTTCGAGCACATGCGGTTTGCCTCACGCACTGGCGCCATGATGATCGCCGGTGGCTGCGCCTGCCTCATCCATGGCCTGTTGCCATTTCTTTGTACGACGACAGGCAGCCGAACCATCCGCACGCTGGCGGCGCGGCTCGGGGGCGCCCAGCGCCGTCAGCGCGCCGCGGTGCAGCTGGTGCGCGTGACGCCGGAGATGATCGCGGCGCGCGCCATCAAGCTCGATCGGCCGGCCGTGGTCGAAAGCCTGAACAGCGCCGCGCTCTGA
- a CDS encoding response regulator transcription factor, producing the protein MPADLNPNPVVHIVDDDVSMRAAMEALFESVGLATCSYGTAREFLAADLAGTHGCVVIDIRLPDMNGLELQAQIAQRDVRLPVVIMTGYGDIPMTVRAMKHGAVDFLPKPFRDQDMLDAVIGAIERDRERRAAAYDAGRIRDRFGTLSAREQQVMRLVTAGKMNKQIAGELGISEITVKVHRRGAMQKMGARTITDLVRMADLLGEKPS; encoded by the coding sequence ATGCCTGCGGATCTGAATCCCAACCCGGTCGTCCACATTGTCGACGACGATGTGTCGATGCGCGCGGCGATGGAGGCCCTGTTCGAATCGGTCGGACTGGCAACCTGCAGCTACGGCACCGCCCGCGAGTTCCTGGCGGCGGACCTGGCCGGCACGCACGGCTGCGTCGTGATCGACATCCGCCTGCCGGACATGAACGGCCTCGAGCTGCAGGCCCAGATCGCTCAGCGCGACGTTCGCCTACCCGTTGTAATCATGACCGGATACGGCGACATCCCGATGACCGTCCGCGCCATGAAACACGGTGCGGTTGATTTCCTGCCAAAGCCGTTCCGCGATCAGGACATGCTCGATGCGGTCATCGGCGCCATCGAACGGGACCGCGAGCGGCGGGCCGCCGCTTACGATGCCGGGCGCATCAGAGACCGGTTCGGCACACTCTCGGCGCGCGAGCAGCAAGTGATGCGCCTCGTGACCGCCGGAAAGATGAACAAGCAAATCGCGGGGGAACTCGGCATCAGCGAGATTACCGTCAAGGTTCATCGTCGCGGCGCCATGCAGAAGATGGGCGCGCGGACAATCACCGATCTCGTCCGGATGGCAGATTTGCTTGGAGAAAAGCCGTCCTGA
- a CDS encoding TRAP transporter substrate-binding protein, whose translation MTFQAISRRTLLKSSAVLSAGVLCAPALIGRAQAATLKLKLSSSQANDPKYANGRVYYDNLVKQLKAGGLDGQIDVSFFPDNQLGQEIDVINSVKLGVIDLMVSGSSISANLVPLVGTFDLGYLFSSFPQQTKAFDAGAAKPIEAALLKDANIRIVGWAYNFGARSVLAKKAVNTPDDLAGLKIRTLPNPIITECLRLMGAAATPLAFGEVYTALQAGVLDGLEHDPPTVIASKFYEAAKFYSLTEHNFSPLAIYFSDTTFKRLDPKLRDGFLDAASKAAADTRAHGLAVEQEALKELASKGVTLIHCDKEPFRKRVLPQTDNFVKAHPDAKPVVDAIRATQA comes from the coding sequence ATGACGTTCCAGGCGATCAGCCGTCGTACCTTGCTGAAATCCTCGGCCGTGCTGTCGGCGGGCGTGTTGTGCGCACCGGCCCTGATCGGGCGCGCCCAAGCGGCCACGCTGAAGCTCAAATTGTCGTCATCCCAGGCCAACGACCCGAAATACGCGAACGGCCGGGTCTACTACGACAATCTGGTGAAGCAGCTGAAGGCCGGCGGGCTCGACGGCCAGATCGACGTCTCGTTCTTCCCGGACAACCAGCTGGGCCAGGAGATCGACGTCATCAATTCAGTGAAGCTCGGCGTCATCGACCTGATGGTGTCGGGCTCGTCGATCTCCGCCAACCTGGTTCCGCTCGTCGGCACGTTCGACCTGGGCTACCTGTTCTCGAGCTTTCCGCAGCAGACCAAGGCGTTCGATGCGGGTGCCGCGAAGCCGATCGAGGCAGCGCTCTTGAAGGATGCCAACATCCGCATCGTCGGCTGGGCCTATAATTTCGGCGCGCGCAGCGTGCTCGCCAAGAAAGCGGTGAACACGCCGGACGACCTCGCCGGCCTCAAGATCCGCACGCTGCCCAACCCGATCATCACCGAGTGCCTGCGCCTCATGGGTGCCGCCGCGACGCCGCTCGCCTTCGGCGAGGTCTATACGGCGCTGCAGGCCGGCGTGCTCGACGGGCTCGAGCATGATCCGCCGACCGTGATCGCAAGCAAGTTCTACGAGGCCGCCAAGTTCTATTCGCTGACCGAGCACAATTTCTCGCCGCTCGCGATCTATTTCAGCGACACGACGTTCAAGCGGCTCGATCCGAAGCTGCGCGATGGCTTCCTCGACGCCGCGAGCAAGGCCGCGGCGGATACGCGCGCCCACGGCCTCGCGGTCGAGCAGGAGGCGCTCAAGGAACTCGCCAGCAAGGGCGTCACGCTCATCCATTGCGACAAGGAGCCGTTCCGCAAACGGGTGCTGCCGCAGACGGACAATTTCGTGAAGGCACATCCCGACGCGAAGCCGGTCGTCGACGCCATCCGCGCGACGCAAGCCTGA
- a CDS encoding response regulator transcription factor, with protein MSQEPLIAVIDDDESFRLALVESLGSLGYDVRDFSSAEAFLASGDLDPIGCVITDIHMPGMSGIDLARRLMARQPRIPMIMVTARSQPGLDDIAAANGAVCVLHKPFESQALTGCLQRVLRSPPP; from the coding sequence GTGTCCCAAGAGCCCCTCATCGCGGTCATCGACGACGACGAGTCCTTCCGTCTGGCGCTCGTCGAATCGCTGGGCTCGCTCGGCTATGACGTTCGGGACTTCTCGTCCGCCGAGGCATTCCTCGCATCGGGCGACCTCGATCCGATCGGCTGCGTCATCACCGACATCCATATGCCCGGCATGAGCGGGATCGATCTCGCCCGCAGGTTGATGGCGCGTCAGCCGCGGATCCCGATGATCATGGTCACCGCCCGGTCGCAGCCGGGCCTCGACGACATCGCCGCAGCCAACGGCGCCGTCTGCGTGCTGCACAAGCCGTTCGAGTCGCAGGCGCTGACCGGCTGTCTCCAAAGGGTCCTCAGGAGCCCGCCGCCCTAA
- a CDS encoding PAS domain-containing protein — protein sequence MLDYWEAKRPAGRLPARADVDPVDLREVLGWLSLIEVRPSEPRFFIRLLGSSHQPRPFGPRHGHDFAAMQPAAYRELVVEQYEMTVARRAPVLHENTLSFGVHRLSYQRVALPLAKDHETPDMLMVASRLDPIQHTRFFSAYNLAAGLST from the coding sequence TTGCTGGATTATTGGGAAGCCAAGCGTCCCGCCGGCCGTCTGCCGGCGCGCGCCGATGTCGATCCGGTCGATCTCCGGGAAGTGCTCGGCTGGCTCAGCCTGATCGAGGTCCGACCAAGCGAACCGCGCTTCTTCATCCGCCTGCTCGGCAGTTCTCATCAACCGCGGCCGTTTGGCCCCCGCCACGGGCACGACTTCGCGGCGATGCAGCCGGCCGCCTATCGCGAACTGGTCGTCGAGCAATATGAAATGACGGTCGCGCGCCGGGCGCCCGTGCTGCACGAGAACACGCTGAGCTTCGGCGTCCATCGCCTGAGCTATCAGCGTGTGGCGCTGCCGCTCGCCAAGGACCACGAGACGCCGGACATGCTGATGGTCGCGTCGCGGCTCGACCCGATCCAGCACACCCGCTTCTTCTCCGCCTACAACCTGGCTGCTGGCCTTAGTACCTGA
- a CDS encoding amidohydrolase family protein, which translates to MPDAAPSLAAPELIASAGACDCHIHVYDSTKPLAPTASGPGPAWATVAAYRAVQRRLGLGRAVVVQPTAYGTDNSVTVEAIAALGLETTRGIATVGPDITDEELQRLTEAGIRGARFQMLPGGALPWEALQPVAARIAPFGWHIQLQMDGRLLAERELQLRRLPTALVIDHVGKFLEPVSVDHPGFRALLRLVDSGRAWLKLAAAYEVSKAGPPRYDDVGALAKAAVAAAPERMIWASNWPHVSVRDLPDDAAQLDLLLDWAPDAAIRKRILVENPAILYGF; encoded by the coding sequence ATGCCCGATGCCGCGCCGAGCCTCGCCGCGCCCGAACTCATTGCATCCGCCGGGGCCTGCGACTGCCATATCCATGTCTATGATTCGACAAAGCCGCTCGCACCGACCGCTTCCGGTCCAGGGCCCGCCTGGGCGACCGTCGCGGCCTATCGCGCGGTGCAACGCCGCCTGGGCCTCGGCCGGGCGGTCGTGGTGCAGCCGACCGCCTACGGCACCGACAACAGTGTCACGGTCGAGGCGATCGCGGCACTCGGACTTGAGACGACGCGCGGCATCGCGACCGTCGGGCCTGACATCACCGACGAGGAATTGCAGCGCCTGACCGAGGCCGGCATCCGCGGTGCCCGGTTCCAGATGCTGCCCGGCGGCGCGCTGCCCTGGGAGGCGCTCCAGCCGGTCGCGGCGCGCATCGCCCCCTTCGGCTGGCACATCCAGCTGCAGATGGACGGCCGGCTGCTGGCCGAGCGTGAGCTGCAGCTGCGGCGGCTGCCGACGGCGCTCGTCATCGACCATGTCGGCAAGTTCCTGGAGCCGGTGTCCGTCGACCATCCGGGCTTCCGCGCCCTGCTGCGCCTTGTCGACAGCGGCCGAGCCTGGCTGAAGCTCGCGGCCGCCTACGAGGTCTCGAAGGCCGGGCCGCCACGCTACGACGATGTGGGCGCGCTGGCGAAGGCGGCCGTCGCCGCGGCGCCCGAGCGCATGATCTGGGCCAGCAACTGGCCGCACGTCTCCGTCCGCGACCTGCCCGACGATGCGGCGCAGCTCGACCTGCTGCTCGACTGGGCGCCGGATGCGGCGATACGCAAGCGTATCCTCGTCGAGAACCCGGCGATCCTCTACGGTTTCTGA
- a CDS encoding TRAP transporter large permease translates to MSIAVPTTAARRGSLVAPLRVITDWVAALLLAADLVVVCASVVLRSLFNAPIEWADDVARGLMVGSSFFGAASALQRAENPGVVFFVDRLPAYPRRLVDAVGALLVVVVSAAVAINAMRLGQSTTGQTTGSGLPLELTFYPMGVGAIFMTIFALDQFRRRAWTDMAVGAAIVAAVAALYYGWDALSPDTVPSSGSLMLAGFVVTLMGGLPIGFALALAALVFIWVEGTLPGVIFAQQMARGIDNFVLLAIPFFILVGYLMEANGMSVRLIELLQRLVGRMRGGLNVVMVTAMVMFSGISGSKMADVAAVGAVLVPAARRSGQKPGSAVALLAASAVMAETIPPCINLIILGFVANLSIGGLFMAGILPAGLMALVLIAVSIILGRKTPAALVETGPGRSLASLWGGGAASLGLILMIFIGFKSGFATATEISAFAALYAIVIGGVVFRELGPRAAARSFIHAATRSGLVLFIVAAAQSLAFVLTLQQVPHMVGEMMIALSASGGTWLFMILSIVILMLMGSVLEGAAALIIFGPLLVPVAARLGIDPLHFGVVLVVAMGIGLFAPPLGLGLYGACLIGNVPVESTVKPIFGYLGLLFLCLLVIAFFPAISTALPHALGY, encoded by the coding sequence ATGTCGATCGCCGTGCCGACCACAGCCGCCAGGCGCGGCTCGCTCGTAGCCCCGCTCCGCGTGATCACAGACTGGGTGGCGGCGCTCTTGCTGGCCGCCGACCTCGTCGTGGTGTGTGCGTCGGTCGTGCTCCGCTCGCTGTTCAACGCGCCGATCGAATGGGCCGACGACGTCGCGCGCGGGCTCATGGTGGGCTCGAGCTTCTTCGGCGCGGCGAGTGCCTTGCAGCGGGCCGAGAACCCGGGCGTCGTGTTCTTCGTCGACCGGCTGCCGGCCTATCCCCGGCGGCTCGTCGACGCGGTCGGCGCGCTGCTCGTCGTCGTGGTTTCGGCCGCGGTCGCGATCAACGCCATGCGGCTCGGCCAGTCCACGACCGGCCAGACGACTGGCTCCGGCCTGCCGCTCGAGCTCACCTTCTATCCGATGGGCGTCGGCGCCATCTTCATGACGATCTTCGCGCTCGACCAGTTCCGGCGGCGCGCCTGGACCGACATGGCCGTGGGCGCTGCGATCGTCGCGGCCGTGGCGGCGCTCTATTACGGCTGGGACGCGCTCTCGCCCGACACGGTGCCGTCCTCGGGCAGCCTCATGCTGGCAGGGTTCGTCGTGACGCTCATGGGCGGCCTGCCGATCGGCTTCGCGCTGGCTTTGGCCGCCCTCGTCTTCATCTGGGTTGAGGGCACGTTGCCCGGCGTGATCTTCGCTCAGCAGATGGCGCGCGGCATCGACAATTTCGTGCTGCTCGCCATCCCGTTCTTCATCCTGGTCGGCTACCTGATGGAGGCGAACGGCATGTCCGTCCGCCTGATCGAGCTCCTGCAGCGGCTGGTCGGCCGCATGCGCGGCGGACTCAACGTCGTCATGGTGACCGCCATGGTGATGTTCTCCGGCATCTCGGGCTCCAAGATGGCCGACGTGGCGGCGGTCGGCGCGGTCCTGGTGCCGGCCGCGCGCCGCTCCGGCCAGAAGCCCGGCAGCGCCGTGGCGCTCCTCGCGGCCTCCGCCGTCATGGCCGAGACGATCCCGCCCTGCATCAATCTCATCATCCTGGGCTTCGTCGCCAACCTGTCGATCGGCGGCCTGTTCATGGCCGGCATCTTGCCGGCCGGCCTCATGGCGCTCGTGCTGATCGCGGTCTCGATCATCCTCGGCCGCAAGACGCCGGCGGCGCTGGTCGAGACCGGCCCCGGACGCTCGCTCGCAAGCCTGTGGGGCGGCGGTGCCGCGTCGCTGGGCCTGATCCTGATGATCTTCATCGGCTTCAAGAGCGGCTTCGCCACCGCGACGGAGATCTCGGCCTTCGCAGCGCTCTACGCCATCGTCATCGGCGGCGTGGTGTTCCGCGAGCTCGGCCCGCGCGCGGCAGCCCGGAGCTTCATCCACGCCGCAACCCGCTCCGGCCTTGTGCTGTTCATCGTCGCGGCCGCCCAGTCGCTCGCCTTCGTGCTGACCTTGCAGCAGGTGCCGCACATGGTGGGCGAGATGATGATTGCGCTGTCGGCGAGCGGCGGCACGTGGCTCTTCATGATCCTGTCGATCGTCATCCTGATGCTGATGGGCTCGGTGCTCGAGGGTGCTGCGGCACTCATCATCTTCGGCCCGCTGCTGGTGCCGGTCGCGGCCCGGCTCGGCATCGACCCGCTGCATTTCGGCGTCGTGCTGGTCGTGGCCATGGGCATCGGCCTGTTCGCGCCGCCGCTCGGCCTCGGCCTCTACGGCGCCTGCCTGATCGGCAACGTACCCGTCGAGAGCACGGTCAAGCCGATCTTCGGCTATCTCGGCCTCTTGTTCCTCTGCCTGCTCGTGATCGCGTTCTTTCCCGCCATCAGCACGGCGCTGCCCCACGCGCTCGGATACTGA
- a CDS encoding NUDIX hydrolase, giving the protein MTSPDSPLLPRLDLPLACRPDREVAAAVLVDADGRYLLQRRDDKPTIHMPDHWALFGGSLEPDEPPTQGMVRELEEELGFRARTVTPLAELALNTEPVDRLWRMHFFVVPFTAADHAAMVLTEGAGMGLFTAAEAQALAKIAPWDLMAIMLHAHGRALFPNLAALQAG; this is encoded by the coding sequence ATGACCTCGCCCGACTCGCCGCTCCTCCCGCGTCTCGACCTGCCGCTTGCCTGCCGACCCGACCGCGAAGTTGCGGCCGCCGTGCTGGTCGATGCCGACGGCCGCTATCTGCTGCAGCGGCGCGACGACAAGCCCACGATCCACATGCCGGACCATTGGGCCCTGTTCGGCGGCAGCCTCGAGCCGGACGAGCCGCCCACCCAGGGCATGGTGCGGGAACTGGAGGAGGAGCTGGGCTTCCGCGCCCGGACCGTGACGCCGCTCGCCGAGCTGGCGCTCAACACCGAGCCGGTCGACCGGCTCTGGCGCATGCATTTCTTCGTCGTACCGTTCACGGCGGCGGACCATGCCGCCATGGTCCTGACCGAGGGCGCCGGCATGGGCCTCTTCACCGCGGCCGAGGCTCAGGCGCTGGCCAAGATCGCACCATGGGACCTGATGGCGATCATGCTGCACGCCCACGGGCGTGCCCTGTTCCCCAATCTTGCGGCCCTCCAAGCCGGCTAA
- a CDS encoding PAS domain S-box protein, with protein MIWIARGPSPPAQHLSLYPKRSVRVQLRHLALLWLGGSTATALVTWICFKLQVALATADLAFLILIVALSLMDSVISSIFFSILAVLCLDYFFAPPIFELDIYDPQDLVTLVAFLFTSLAITSLVRRFRVAAEVQEAQTRLLDLTHDPILVRDPAGTILYWNRGAEELYGFTREEAVGRSAPDLLQTDFPSPMDEVMATLYRTGRWEGELLRTRKDGTRLTVACRWTLERDETGVPRRTLETNNDITARKQAEDALRRTQETYLAEAQQLSRTGSFGWNISTGEIFWSDESFKIFDYTAETRPSIELVADRVHPDDLPIFRQAIERLSAEPQDLDYEHRLLMPDGTIKHLHVVGHAMQSDAGQPQLVGAIMDVTARKEAERALRDSEQRYRHLFHHMPVAFWQLDMRAFKRLCQELRAAGVVDLGRHLDQHPEFLTEAMTALVIEEVNERAVQMLAAPDAPALAVPLVGFWRERPDTFRRAIEAQFGGEVAFEEETKITALDGRVVDVLFAVAWPGPINNLDVGLVGIIDITERLKAQERLRQVQAEFAHTARISVLGELAASIAHEVNQPLGAITTNAETALRWLDRPEPNSAKAGELLKRIVGDARRAADIIARIRTMAAGRIPQPAALSLVDLVEDSLAFLHAELQAKGVSVRLDAAPSPPPVVGDRTQLQQVVVNLVINAAQAMARPDAERRTLAIRIGESEDGMLSCSFEDSGPGIAAEHLERLFDSFFTTRDVGMGMGLPISRSIVEAHGGQIRADNQSALGGARFRFELPARHPAPPAS; from the coding sequence ATGATCTGGATCGCGCGCGGCCCTTCTCCGCCGGCCCAGCATCTGTCACTTTACCCGAAGCGGTCCGTCCGGGTGCAGCTTCGCCATCTGGCACTCCTGTGGCTCGGCGGCAGTACCGCCACCGCCCTCGTCACCTGGATCTGCTTCAAGCTGCAGGTCGCGCTCGCGACCGCCGATCTCGCCTTTCTCATCCTGATCGTGGCGCTGTCCCTGATGGATAGCGTCATCTCCTCGATCTTCTTCTCCATCCTCGCCGTTCTCTGCCTCGATTACTTTTTCGCCCCGCCGATCTTCGAGCTCGACATCTACGACCCGCAAGACCTTGTCACGCTCGTCGCCTTTCTCTTCACCTCGCTCGCCATCACGAGCCTCGTGCGGCGCTTTCGCGTGGCCGCCGAGGTCCAGGAGGCCCAGACGCGGCTGCTCGACCTGACCCACGATCCGATCCTTGTCCGGGATCCAGCCGGCACGATCCTCTATTGGAACCGCGGTGCCGAGGAGCTTTACGGCTTCACGCGGGAGGAAGCCGTCGGGCGTAGTGCTCCGGATCTGCTGCAGACGGATTTTCCCTCGCCGATGGACGAGGTCATGGCGACGCTGTACCGCACCGGGCGCTGGGAGGGCGAACTCCTGCGCACGCGGAAGGACGGGACGCGGCTCACGGTCGCCTGCCGCTGGACGCTCGAGCGGGACGAAACGGGCGTGCCGCGCCGGACGCTCGAGACCAACAACGACATCACCGCGCGCAAGCAGGCCGAGGACGCCTTGAGGCGGACCCAGGAAACCTATCTGGCCGAGGCGCAGCAGCTGAGCCGGACCGGCAGTTTCGGCTGGAACATCTCGACGGGAGAGATCTTCTGGTCGGACGAAAGCTTCAAGATCTTCGACTACACTGCCGAAACCAGGCCCTCGATCGAACTGGTCGCCGACCGGGTGCATCCGGACGACCTTCCCATTTTCCGCCAGGCGATCGAACGCCTGTCGGCCGAGCCGCAGGATCTCGACTACGAGCATCGGCTGCTGATGCCGGACGGCACGATCAAGCATCTCCACGTCGTCGGCCATGCGATGCAGTCCGACGCGGGCCAGCCGCAGCTCGTCGGCGCGATCATGGACGTGACCGCCCGCAAGGAGGCGGAACGGGCGCTCCGCGACAGCGAGCAGCGCTACCGCCATCTGTTCCACCACATGCCTGTCGCCTTCTGGCAGCTCGACATGCGCGCGTTCAAGCGGCTCTGCCAGGAGCTGCGCGCGGCCGGCGTCGTCGATCTCGGGCGCCATCTCGACCAGCATCCGGAGTTCCTGACCGAGGCGATGACGGCGCTCGTCATCGAGGAAGTCAACGAACGCGCGGTGCAGATGCTCGCGGCGCCGGACGCCCCGGCGTTGGCCGTCCCGCTCGTGGGCTTCTGGCGGGAACGGCCGGACACGTTCCGGCGCGCCATCGAGGCGCAGTTCGGCGGCGAGGTCGCCTTCGAGGAAGAGACCAAGATCACGGCCCTCGACGGACGGGTCGTCGACGTCCTGTTCGCGGTAGCGTGGCCGGGCCCCATCAATAATCTCGACGTCGGCCTCGTCGGCATCATCGACATCACGGAGCGCCTCAAGGCGCAGGAACGGCTGAGACAGGTCCAGGCGGAATTCGCTCATACCGCGCGAATTTCCGTGCTGGGCGAGCTCGCGGCCTCCATCGCCCATGAAGTGAACCAGCCGTTGGGCGCCATCACAACGAATGCGGAGACGGCGCTCCGCTGGCTCGACCGACCCGAGCCAAACTCGGCCAAGGCGGGCGAACTCTTGAAGCGCATCGTCGGCGACGCCCGCCGGGCCGCCGACATCATCGCGCGCATCAGAACCATGGCGGCCGGCCGCATCCCGCAGCCGGCGGCGCTGTCGCTGGTCGACTTGGTCGAGGATTCGCTCGCTTTCCTGCACGCCGAACTGCAGGCGAAGGGCGTTTCCGTCCGGCTCGATGCCGCGCCCTCGCCGCCGCCCGTCGTCGGCGATCGGACCCAGCTGCAGCAGGTCGTCGTCAATCTCGTGATCAACGCAGCGCAGGCCATGGCCCGGCCGGACGCAGAGCGCCGGACGCTCGCGATCCGCATTGGCGAATCCGAGGACGGAATGTTGAGCTGCAGCTTCGAGGACAGCGGCCCCGGCATTGCCGCCGAACATCTCGAGCGCCTGTTCGACAGTTTCTTCACGACCAGGGATGTCGGCATGGGCATGGGCCTGCCGATCTCCCGGTCGATCGTGGAAGCCCACGGCGGCCAGATCCGGGCGGACAACCAGTCGGCTCTCGGCGGCGCCCGGTTCCGGTTCGAGCTGCCGGCCAGACATCCGGCCCCACCTGCCTCCTGA
- a CDS encoding glycosyltransferase, with protein MALVEASVVPDDHAAKPAHGPGPELTVVIPTMNERDNVAPLVERLDHALAGVAWEAIFVDDDSTDGTREEIGRLSRIDGRIRCLHRIGRRGLSSACIEGIQASLAPFVAVMDADLQHDEALLPRMLDCLRQEPLDLVVGSRYVEGGGVGNWDKRRVGISGFATRLGRLVLKVEIADPMSGFFMIRRDAFDRAVRSMSAVGFKILVDLLASSSRPVRLKELPYQFRERHAGESKLDAFVAWEYLVLLADKLLGPYVPVRFVLFSMVGGIGVVAHLIVLWLSLNLAHLAFALSQGVAAGMAMIGNFTLNNFLTYSDRRLKGWNFLKGLVSFAAVCGVGYAGNVGVAKYLFDNQSSSWWLAGIAGAAIGSVWNYAVSSVVTWKRK; from the coding sequence ATGGCGTTGGTCGAAGCATCGGTAGTGCCGGACGATCACGCGGCCAAGCCTGCACACGGGCCTGGCCCGGAGCTGACGGTCGTGATCCCGACCATGAACGAGCGCGACAACGTGGCGCCGCTGGTCGAACGACTGGACCATGCGCTTGCCGGCGTCGCCTGGGAGGCGATCTTCGTCGACGATGATTCGACCGACGGCACGCGCGAGGAGATCGGCCGCCTGTCGCGGATCGACGGCCGGATCCGCTGCCTGCATCGGATCGGCCGGCGCGGCCTGTCGTCCGCCTGCATCGAGGGCATCCAGGCGAGCCTCGCACCCTTTGTTGCCGTCATGGACGCCGACCTGCAGCATGACGAGGCGCTGTTGCCCCGCATGCTCGACTGCCTGAGGCAGGAGCCGCTCGATCTGGTCGTGGGCTCGCGCTACGTCGAAGGCGGCGGCGTCGGCAACTGGGACAAGCGTCGTGTCGGCATCAGCGGCTTCGCGACCCGGCTCGGCCGCCTCGTGCTCAAGGTCGAGATCGCCGATCCGATGAGCGGCTTCTTCATGATCCGCCGCGATGCGTTCGACCGGGCAGTGCGCAGCATGTCGGCGGTCGGGTTCAAGATCCTCGTCGACCTGCTCGCCTCCTCGTCGCGGCCCGTGCGGCTCAAGGAACTGCCTTACCAGTTCCGCGAGCGCCATGCCGGCGAAAGCAAGCTCGACGCGTTCGTTGCCTGGGAGTATCTGGTCCTGCTCGCTGACAAACTGCTCGGGCCCTATGTGCCGGTCCGTTTCGTGCTGTTCAGCATGGTCGGCGGCATCGGCGTTGTCGCCCATCTGATCGTGCTGTGGCTGTCGCTCAATCTCGCCCACCTGGCTTTTGCTCTGTCGCAGGGGGTGGCGGCCGGCATGGCGATGATCGGCAACTTCACGCTGAATAATTTCCTGACCTACAGCGACCGCCGGCTCAAGGGCTGGAATTTCCTTAAAGGCCTCGTCTCGTTCGCGGCGGTCTGCGGTGTCGGCTATGCCGGCAACGTCGGCGTCGCCAAGTACCTGTTCGACAATCAGAGCTCGTCCTGGTGGCTCGCCGGCATCGCGGGTGCGGCGATCGGCAGCGTATGGAACTACGCGGTCTCGTCGGTCGTGACCTGGAAGCGCAAATAG
- a CDS encoding NAD(P)-dependent oxidoreductase, with the protein MLKLLLTHTPQARRQYYGERALAGLRDLVEVRLHEAEEALSPAALVEAARDVDIILADRLTTGPAEIFAQLPRLKAFLRCAVDIRNIDVEAASEAGVLVTRATPGFVTSVCELALGFLIDLSRGVSRATADYQAGRQPEVRMGRQLAGSTLGIIGYGAIGRQLAQLALALGMDVLIADPYARVGDERLVQVSFEDLLGRSDYVVCLAVATEATESLMNAAAFARMKPSAYFLNLSRGNLVDEAALMVALNDGTIAGAALDVGRATDQMPTPALARLPNVVATPHIGGLTPPAIEHQALDTVGQVAALVRGEVPPGAVNHDRWTRRPTLP; encoded by the coding sequence ATGCTGAAGCTGCTGCTGACCCACACGCCGCAAGCGCGGCGGCAATATTACGGCGAGCGCGCGCTCGCCGGCTTGCGCGACCTGGTCGAGGTCCGCCTGCACGAGGCGGAGGAGGCGCTGAGCCCCGCCGCCCTCGTCGAGGCCGCGCGCGACGTCGACATTATCCTGGCCGATCGGCTCACGACCGGCCCGGCCGAGATCTTCGCCCAGCTGCCAAGGCTCAAGGCCTTCCTGCGCTGCGCCGTCGACATCCGCAACATCGACGTGGAAGCGGCGTCTGAGGCCGGCGTGCTGGTGACGCGCGCGACGCCCGGCTTCGTCACCTCGGTCTGCGAACTGGCGCTGGGATTCCTCATCGACCTGTCACGTGGCGTGTCGCGCGCGACAGCGGACTACCAAGCCGGCCGGCAGCCCGAGGTGCGCATGGGCCGGCAGCTGGCCGGCAGCACGCTCGGCATCATCGGCTACGGCGCCATCGGCCGGCAGCTGGCGCAATTGGCCCTGGCGCTCGGCATGGACGTGCTGATCGCCGATCCCTATGCCCGGGTCGGGGACGAACGCCTCGTCCAGGTCTCGTTCGAGGATCTGCTCGGCCGGTCCGACTATGTTGTCTGCCTCGCGGTCGCGACCGAGGCGACGGAAAGCCTGATGAATGCCGCCGCCTTCGCGCGCATGAAGCCGTCGGCCTATTTCCTCAACCTGTCGCGCGGCAACCTGGTCGACGAGGCGGCACTCATGGTGGCGCTCAACGACGGCACGATCGCCGGCGCCGCGCTCGATGTCGGTCGCGCCACGGACCAGATGCCGACGCCGGCCTTGGCCCGGCTGCCGAACGTCGTCGCCACGCCGCATATCGGCGGTCTGACGCCGCCCGCCATCGAGCATCAGGCGCTCGATACCGTCGGCCAGGTCGCGGCCCTGGTCCGGGGTGAAGTCCCGCCGGGCGCCGTCAATCACGACCGCTGGACCCGCCGCCCTACCCTGCCCTAG